The genomic stretch ATTCATCCAGAGAGCAGAACAGTGCCAGGGCTGGGGTTTTAAAACTGTTTGCTCACTTTTGTAAAACTGTTCCTGGAAATCCAGGGAAGTGGAATGATCCCTAAAATGAACTCACTCAGTACACGTGACCACAAATCTCATCTCCACCAAGCTGGCCACTACGTTACCGGTGAAAATGTGGGTGCCTCCAAGGATGCCTTACCCGTGAGAGAGTTTCCACTGCGCTCAGCAGGACTATTCGCTAAAGTACAGCTACTCCCACCTTAAATGCCAGCAGGTCATGAGCTCAGTAATAGTCTCATCATTCGGATGACAAGACCTAGCACGCAGACCAGTACTGTCATGTTATCACTATTCTCTTCCCTGACCATTTTCCATCATTTATACTTGGTTTGGAAGCTCTCTGCAGCCAGGTCCATTGTTCTGGTTTGCATTTGTACAGCACTGGGCACAACAGGGTCCCACCTCCCCCTGGTTCTGTGGTAATGATGGTTCAAGTCCACTCCTGGTGTCTATAACAGGGGGCCTTCTCAGGACTATACTCAAATTTCTGCCCCCTCTGAGCATATGCACTAACTTCAGCAACATTGCTGTTGTGCTTAGAGTTAGGCTTGTGCTAAAGTGCCTAACTGGGGAAGGGCGAAGGAGGAGAAGCAGTAAAGAAGGCAGGAGGAATAACCATGTGAGTTAAACTGCCATAGCAGAGACACCActaaacaaaattgttttttgaTATTGACAAATTGTGATGTCAGGTCAATTGTTATTAGAGCTGGTCAAAAAGCTTTCACAAAAAACTCTTCAACAGCAGGTCACTTTGTCAATGTGTTCTTGTtgtcaggcagggctggaggagacCATCGGAACGAGCAAAACAAGTCTCTTGCCGTCATGGGCTGTCTAGCATTTCACCACTGTCTTAAAATCTGCTATAACCCTGTGACAGCTACTGGGAGGCTATTCCAGGTCCTCCATGCCCTGAAGACCTTAAAGTGTCTAATTTCAGCCCAAATGTATTCATGTTCTGCCTATACTTATTTGCTCTCATGACACATTTTCTGTAAAGCAGCCTCATCTCCCATCAGAAATGAATGATTGGTCTGTAGAAATactctttctttttgctaaaaaaaaaagaaaaaagaaacactcacGCAAGTATTTTGgggacattaaaaaaatccaggaaTACAAGCAGCATTTTTAGCCAGCTCTGCTATCATCACTGCTATACAAACAGCTTTTGATCAGCAGACTTTCATTTCCACTGTGATTGTCATGGCGTTCCCACCTTTgatgaaaccagaaaaaaaaaaaaaagaagaaaaaaagcaaagtgttGAAAGATTTAAGAACTTTTTAATCTGAAGTCATGaatctcttgcttttccttttggcATTACAACAGTTGCTGAGATGATAAGAGCAGAGTAGGATTTTGGTCACTCCATTTGTATCATCTCCAATCAGCTGGTGAACCAGCTTGGTGCAGGAGAGCACTCGTTGCGCCCGGTCTCAGTTAGGGGTCTGGTGCTGTTGCATCTGCACCTGCTGGCTCTGAGCTCCTGAAGCGGGGCAGGAGATCTTGCAGAGCCCGGAGATGGGGAGCCCTGTCCCCCCTGCATCGCTGAGGCTCACCAGCCCCTCCAAAAGGCATACGAGCTGCGGTGTCACTCCTGCTTCTGCTGCCAGTTTCTGCAGCGTCTGCAGGACCTGAACCAGAACTTGCATTCCTTGGGAGCCCGGTTTTGTACCTGGCGCCTCTGAGGTCCAGACTTGCTGTTGTGGCTGCCTTTGAGGAGTCTTCCCCACCGCTGGGGCATTCtgaagctgctttgcagcagtgtCAGGTTGCTGGCTTGGCAAGTGCCCTCTGCCCCTCCCACTAAGGGAAAATAGGATGTCCTGCAAAATCTGCTTGATGATCTGCTCCAAGAGCCTTCTTACAGCTACGAGCATGACTACACTAGACCCTTCTTCAGGTCTCACAGCTAACCCAGGGCCAGCACATCCTGGGGTCCTCAGAACATTGCTGACATTGCTGTGGGAGTTGGGCTGCAGAGGATGAGCCTTTAGAAAGGGCTCCCTAATTTCTGCATTCAAAACACTTTGGTTGCTGTCTCTGGAAGAGCAGCTTCTGAAAGGAGCAAAGAGTTGGCCTCCTGGCTGCTTCAGGGTGGCCCTCTGCCTCAAACCCTGGTTTTCAGCATTCCCTAGCTGCAAAGGGTTATCTCCACCCAAGAGGCTTCCTAGGCAGCTCTCCGTGTCTTTGGGGTTCCTCATTATTTCCCGCACAGTCACTGGACTCCTAGCAAGCTCCAGTATTAATGAATCTGGTGTGCTAAGAAAGTGGCTGATTTGGGGGATTTTCTGGATGGTTATCTGCTTCAGAGGGCTGTCTGTGCATAATTTCTGAATCAGCTCAGGGCTGGAAAGCATGCTCTCAATGAGGAGGTTTTCTAGGAGCTGGAACGTCATGTCGGTGGTGGATAACAGCTGACTCTGAAACTCAGGCAAGTGTACTGTGTTCAAGCCGATGCTGTTTAGAAGTCCCTGAAGGTCCTGTGCATTGAAGGCTGAGCTGCTCCTGGTCTCTGGCCCAGAGATGCCAATTCTCTCTGCTGGAATCTTGAAAGCCCCCTGGGAAGAGCTTGTTTGCCGGCCAAGATGGTCCTGGGATCCCCTTTGTGAATGGACAACCAGGTAGACGGTGGCTTCATCATGGATACCATACTCACTAAGG from Dromaius novaehollandiae isolate bDroNov1 chromosome 1, bDroNov1.hap1, whole genome shotgun sequence encodes the following:
- the LOC112993735 gene encoding ubiquilin-1-like, giving the protein MDVPGAAAPPTVRVTVKTPQQKEEFAVPVNRCIREFRGEVSVRFSSPISQLVLVFAGRILKDHKTLSEYGIHDEATVYLVVHSQRGSQDHLGRQTSSSQGAFKIPAERIGISGPETRSSSAFNAQDLQGLLNSIGLNTVHLPEFQSQLLSTTDMTFQLLENLLIESMLSSPELIQKLCTDSPLKQITIQKIPQISHFLSTPDSLILELARSPVTVREIMRNPKDTESCLGSLLGGDNPLQLGNAENQGLRQRATLKQPGGQLFAPFRSCSSRDSNQSVLNAEIREPFLKAHPLQPNSHSNVSNVLRTPGCAGPGLAVRPEEGSSVVMLVAVRRLLEQIIKQILQDILFSLSGRGRGHLPSQQPDTAAKQLQNAPAVGKTPQRQPQQQVWTSEAPGTKPGSQGMQVLVQVLQTLQKLAAEAGVTPQLVCLLEGLVSLSDAGGTGLPISGLCKISCPASGAQSQQVQMQQHQTPN